The genomic window tataatatatatgtatttatttgtgAACATActtttttgaaaaaatgatgataaaaaatttttataaatttttcattttatattcctttttcttcttcatgACATGTCTCActaaaaaaatgttatttattaatttttttaacgAAATTAATGTAAACTATAACAAAAAGAAGgacataaataaaatatgtatgaaTAGACTAACTAATACAAACAAGGGATATACTACgaataaagaatatatatcaaataatGCACACAAAAACATATGTACAATAAATTATGGACAAACATATTcgaatatattaaatgatgaagagaaagaaaaaagattacaacaatatatatatacattatcCCATTTATCTATTATAGATATAGATAGagaaaaagatatatcattaaatatatctttattattaaaagcATGTTTGGCTTctcataattatattaaaaatgtagaaatatatacaagTCAAATAAAGAATCAAGATATATGctcatttatttatgaaaaCAGAACAGATTTCGAGGATTTTGTAAATActcatattttaaaatacatcgaattttttaataaagaCAAAATAGAAGATACACTTcaatcatatattaaagacaaaattttatatgataatgaattaaatatattcaatataataaaaaataataatatagaattaagaaaagatatattaCAAGATATATCATTTGAATGTATAAGacttaataaaattattcaaTATTCTCTTGCAGTTAATAAATTAgatttattttcttatcatgtcatttttaaaatatttatgtatttcAAAACAGAccaattttattatcatctattcttaaataatattcaaaaaatcaaatattactattctataaaaaatataacagATCAAcataaagaaattatatataaaattgttGACAAGTATTTGTACattattcattatatgaataatatgtatCAAAATAGAGACAtgaaaaatgtataatcataataattatgtagactgaaaaaataaaattaaaataaacaaaattttattaaaacaataaatattttataagataaaatataaatgaatatatatatatatatatatacacaaaaacacacacacacatatatatatatatatatatatatatatatatatatatatatttttataacacCCATTGATGTAcattacattattttttattttacgCCTTGTCATTTAAATtcaataattatatatccTTATAATGCATTACCACACCCTTAAATACtcttataattatttttaaaatatttataatagataaaagttatataaaaataagtaaataaaataaattttcttttcttttttttttttttaaaaactataaaaataataatattaaatatgaCATATAGAACATATAtcttttcaaaaaaaaaaaaaattatattaagaattataaaacattattatgttgtttatatataatgaaataaccaaaaaaaaaaaaaaaaaagaaaaaaaaaaaaatttgaaatataaagaCAAAGACAAAAATTGTTGGAACATATATTCTTACGATATACATCCATTTTGCTAAaattaaacaaataaaaatatatatctgtatatatttatatatttgtttatttttccttttatgtatattttatttcacttataattaaatgtataaagatgttattcttttttttgtaatatttgTTCTTGTATATATTCTGGAACTAAAGAATATTTGTGAAGCGTCATAGTATAATTACctaaaagaaaaatatatatatatatatatacatatatacatatatacatatatacaattataattattcatgtacatataaattatgtttaattattttatttaataaataaaaaagtgactaatatttatatattcatttttacCTCTTCCTTTGGTTATTTTCCTCAAATCACTAACATACGATAAAACTGAAGCCATAGGTGCCCTAGCGGTTATTTCTTTTGTGAATTCATCACCTATATtgttaaaataaatataaataaatatataaacatatatatatatatatgattattcACAATTAACTTATCATTCACTTACTTTCATCTATGTGTTGTATCTTTCCTCGCTTCTTAACCAAATCGCTAATTACATCTCCCAAATATTCGGTAGGCACAGTAACGTTTAGctacaaaataaaaacgtgaatataaatatatacatatatacatatatatatatatatatatatatatatatatataacacaTATGTGTCATTtcatatattcatattacGTTCATTATTGGCTCCAGCAACCTTATGGACGTCTTTTTTGCTGCCTCCTTTATTGCCAACCCAGCAGCTAGCTTAAATGCATGCTCATTACTATCAACTGGATGAAATGAACCATCAACTATTCTAACCacaatatttattactggagaattaaaaagaattcCCATGTTGCACTGCTCCCTTATACCAGTATATATAGCATCGAAATATACAGATGGAATAGCTCCACATgttatttcattttttataattatattattatttacttctgaagtatttatattcatactattattatctatatcttgttcaatatatttttgttctttcttttctttttcatcaACACCATTTTGTTCTTGATCTGTTTGTTCTCCTTCTTCATCTTCTTGCTCgttataattatacattGGTTCAATTTCAATATGTACATCACCATACTGTCCTCTACCTCCTGATTGTTTAATATACTTTCCTCTTGCTTTTACACTTTCCACAAATGTCTCTTTATAAGATATCTGTGGTTTCCCATAAATTATTGGTATATTAAAATCTTTTTCAATTTtgttaattataatttgtaAATGCAATTCTCCAACTCCACTAATAAGCAAATCCTTCGTATCTtgatttatatgataaaaaaaggaatgatcttcttttttaattttaattaatgCATTAATTAACTTTTCATATtcattcttatttttattatatatataataacttATAATAGGAGGAATATCTTTTATACGTTTCAATTCTGCTCTTAAAAATACATTACTCAACGTATCACCGATTTGAGTATCTTTCAAACCTACTAATCCTACAATATCACCTGCCTTAGCATTTTCTagttcatatttttcacttgaatgaataaaaaatatttttgaaattTTTTCACTTTTCTTAgttctattattatatataaattcaCCTCTATTTATTTGTCCTTCATATATACGTacataattaatatttccTAAATGTTGGTCgttcataattttataaattaatccaaccatttttcttttataattttttatattcgACTCGTTCAATTCGTCTGAAATAGAATCGTGGTAATTTATTTGGTCATCcttcatattattttggGACCTTTCAGATGGTATATTGTTAGGTCcagatatattatttgaacCTGGAACACATGTCGAACTAGACGTATCACTTTCAGTAGTATCCTTTTGTATATTCATAGAATCTTTGTTTATTTCATGTGCAggtattttattttccacATTGTGTGCTTCCCCtttgttaatatttttttttaacataaccttttccttttttagGTTAGATTCAGAATTGGATGGGACAATTTTTTCACCTCTTCTATTTACatcatgtatatatataatttgctttttataatttttaattgaATCAATAGGTGATGgtaaatattttacaacCATATCTAATAACATttgtacatttttattttttaaagcTGAACCACACATTAcaacattatatttttcttcaacAACTAATTTtctaatataatattcaatTTCCTGTATATTCATAGCTTTgtcatttaaataattatcaaGGAAAGAGTTAAAATTTTCAGCAATTTgttcaaataataaatttttatattttaaaaataaattatagTGTTCTTTAGGTATATcttcaaaaataaaatcatgagcatttttatatacaatcattttttcttttaatatatcaataGTACTAATGAATTTGCTCATTTCAAAAACAggaacatataaaattaatatcttcttatttaatttcctttttatttcttcaaTACAACCTTCAAAATTTGCTCCGACTTTATCTAATttgtttaaaaatattattctactaatattatattgattAGCTTGTTTCCATACAGTTTCAGATTGAGATTCCACACCTTCACTACTATCAAAAACAACAACCCCACCATCTAAAACTCTTAAACTTTTTTCAACCTCAGCAGTAAAATCAACATGTCCTGGAGTGtcaattatatttatacgATAATCTTCTAAATTCTTTTCACTACCATTCCAATAACAGGTAGTGACAGCTGCATTTATAGTTATTCCTTTTTCTCTTTCTATATCTAAATAATCCATTGTTGATAATCCTTCATGTACTTCTCCaatcttttttataacattagtataatataatatccTCTCAGTAGTTGTAGTTTTCCCTGCATCTATATGTGCTATAATTCCAATATTTCGATAATTTTCTAATTCCACATTTTTTGTTGAACcattaattaattttaaacgaaatatatttttaattatattcttatgtggttttataatatcatttCTTACATACctatttaaaatatataatttaccTCGACCATTTCTTTTCTCTCTTTTTACTTTTCCATTAGATAAATAcacattattattcttattcCACCTATTGTGTAAtgaatatgtatatttatataatatcaatattactaagcaaaataataatattttattattattattatatctttttgATGAAAATAGCTTTATCATTTCTATTTCCTTCACATcttttcatctttttttttttttttgttttttttttctaaacCATGTATGgaattttaataaatatatttttttttttaaatggATNNNNNNNNNNNNNNNNNNNNNNNNNNNNNNNNNNNNNNNNNNNNNNNNNNNNNNNNNNNNNNNNNNNNNNNNNNNNNNNNNNNNNNNNNNNNNNNNNNNNNNNNNNNNNNNNNNNNNNNNNNNNNNNNNNNNNNNNNNNNNNNNNNNNNNNNNNNNNNNNNNNNNNNNNNNNNNNNNNNNNNNNNNNNNNNNNNNNNNNNNNNNNNNNNNNNNNNNNNNNNNNNNNNNNNNNNNNNNNNNNNNNNNNNNNNNNNNNNNNNNNNNNNNNNNNNNNNNNNNNNNNNNNNNNNNNNNNNNNNNNNNNNNNNNNNNNNNNNNNNNNNNNNNNNNaaattaaatttaaaaataaataatataaaaaataaaaaataaaaaaataaaaaaattatataaaatatatataaattataaatttttattttttttttttttttaatatatattttttttttttattttaattatatttatatatatatatttttttttttttttttttttttttttatatttgttcctttatttttatttctattttaacttttcttatt from Plasmodium reichenowi strain SY57 chromosome 6, whole genome shotgun sequence includes these protein-coding regions:
- a CDS encoding liver merozoite formation protein, putative; this encodes MMIKNFYKFFILYSFFFFMTCLTKKMLFINFFNEINVNYNKKKDINKICMNRLTNTNKGYTTNKEYISNNAHKNICTINYGQTYSNILNDEEKEKRLQQYIYTLSHLSIIDIDREKDISLNISLLLKACLASHNYIKNVEIYTSQIKNQDICSFIYENRTDFEDFVNTHILKYIEFFNKDKIEDTLQSYIKDKILYDNELNIFNIIKNNNIELRKDILQDISFECIRLNKIIQYSLAVNKLDLFSYHVIFKIFMYFKTDQFYYHLFLNNIQKIKYYYSIKNITDQHKEIIYKIVDKYLYIIHYMNNMYQNRDMKNV
- a CDS encoding elongation factor G, putative — translated: MIKLFSSKRYNNNNKILLFCLVILILYKYTYSLHNRWNKNNNVYLSNGKVKREKRNGRGKLYILNRYVRNDIIKPHKNIIKNIFRLKLINGSTKNVELENYRNIGIIAHIDAGKTTTTERILYYTNVIKKIGEVHEGLSTMDYLDIEREKGITINAAVTTCYWNGSEKNLEDYRINIIDTPGHVDFTAEVEKSLRVLDGGVVVFDSSEGVESQSETVWKQANQYNISRIIFLNKLDKVGANFEGCIEEIKRKLNKKILILYVPVFEMSKFISTIDILKEKMIVYKNAHDFIFEDIPKEHYNLFLKYKNLLFEQIAENFNSFLDNYLNDKAMNIQEIEYYIRKLVVEEKYNVVMCGSALKNKNVQMLLDMVVKYLPSPIDSIKNYKKQIIYIHDVNRRGEKIVPSNSESNLKKEKVMLKKNINKGEAHNVENKIPAHEINKDSMNIQKDTTESDTSSSTCVPGSNNISGPNNIPSERSQNNMKDDQINYHDSISDELNESNIKNYKRKMVGLIYKIMNDQHLGNINYVRIYEGQINRGEFIYNNRTKKSEKISKIFFIHSSEKYELENAKAGDIVGLVGLKDTQIGDTLSNVFLRAELKRIKDIPPIISYYIYNKNKNEYEKLINALIKIKKEDHSFFYHINQDTKDLLISGVGELHLQIIINKIEKDFNIPIIYGKPQISYKETFVESVKARGKYIKQSGGRGQYGDVHIEIEPMYNYNEQEDEEGEQTDQEQNGVDEKEKKEQKYIEQDIDNNSMNINTSEVNNNIIIKNEITCGAIPSVYFDAIYTGIREQCNMGILFNSPVINIVVRIVDGSFHPVDSNEHAFKLAAGLAIKEAAKKTSIRLLEPIMNLNVTVPTEYLGDVISDLVKKRGKIQHIDESDEFTKEITARAPMASVLSYVSDLRKITKGRGNYTMTLHKYSLVPEYIQEQILQKKE